The nucleotide sequence GTTCAACGATCCTGCTGAAGCGCGCGCCTATTTCGCCGAGAAATCCCTGTTCCGCCATTTCGATCCAGAGTGCCTGGATGCCTACGTCGAGCACGGCTTGCAGGCGTGTCAGGACGGCCTGCGCCTGCGCTTCGATCCGGCCACAGAGCTGAGCATCTATCGCAACGTTCCGCATACCAATCCCGGCGCGCCGCAGCAGTTGCAGGTGCCAATGGCCGTGGTTCGTGGCGAGCAAAGTCGGGTGGTGCGCAAGCGCGATGCACAACTGGTACGCCGTGTCCCGCAAGGCGAATACCTGACCCTGCCCGGCGGCCACATGTTCCCCTTCGAGCGTCCGCAGGACACCGCCGAACTGGTCAAACAGCTGTTGAGTCGCTGGGATCAACGCCGCGCTATGCAGGAGCCGCGATGAGCATGCAGGTCGAGGAAGTCCGTCTGAGCCTGCCGCATATCGAGTTGGCAGCGCATATTTCCGGTCCGGAAGACGGCCTGCCGGTGCTCGCGGTGCATGGCTGGATGGATAACGCGATGAGCTTCGCGCGGTTGATTCCCAAGTTGCACGGACTGCGTATTGTGGCGGTTGACCTGGCGGGGCATGGCTATTCCGACCATCGCCCGCCGGGTGCCAGCTACCTGATCTGGGAATACGTCGCCGACATCCTGCAGGTGGCCGACCAGTTCGGCTGGGAGCGTTTCTCGCTACTGGGTCATTCGATGGGCGCCATTGTTTCGACCCTGCTGACCGGCACCATGCCGCATCGAGTTGAACGCCTGGCGTTGATCGACGCAATCATTCCCCACACCGCCGAGCCACAAGCCATGGCTGCGGAACTGGCCACCGCGCTGGACGCGCAGAAGGCCCATGGCAGCAAGCGCAA is from Pseudomonas sp. LS44 and encodes:
- a CDS encoding alpha/beta hydrolase, whose product is MSMQVEEVRLSLPHIELAAHISGPEDGLPVLAVHGWMDNAMSFARLIPKLHGLRIVAVDLAGHGYSDHRPPGASYLIWEYVADILQVADQFGWERFSLLGHSMGAIVSTLLTGTMPHRVERLALIDAIIPHTAEPQAMAAELATALDAQKAHGSKRKRVHDSFDKAIEARMKGQVPVNREASELLAQRGVMPVPGGYVWRTDSRLALPSPVRLTLPQALAFVERITCPINLVVAQQGILRKIPGTFDMLERLPVEITELPGRHHLHLEDEEGAQAVADCFNRFFHPA
- a CDS encoding alpha/beta fold hydrolase gives rise to the protein MSQPVFFAHANGFPSATYGKLFAELAPAYRVQHLEQHGHDPRFPVGENWEELVGELLHHLESLGEPVWGVGHSLGGILHYRAALQRPELYRGLVLLDSPILGLPHRLAIRTAKRFGFIDRVTPAGRTQGRRELFNDPAEARAYFAEKSLFRHFDPECLDAYVEHGLQACQDGLRLRFDPATELSIYRNVPHTNPGAPQQLQVPMAVVRGEQSRVVRKRDAQLVRRVPQGEYLTLPGGHMFPFERPQDTAELVKQLLSRWDQRRAMQEPR